The following are encoded in a window of Corythoichthys intestinalis isolate RoL2023-P3 chromosome 8, ASM3026506v1, whole genome shotgun sequence genomic DNA:
- the LOC130920315 gene encoding meiosis regulator and mRNA stability factor 1 isoform X1, translating to MEGLGKERSVCSPKTSPWIGHPNTEALTLLEKLKDCFTTNGTTVPPETDKKEDEMDGRKAVMELKDVPPPPLHHASPSQPSKRFPAPPLPLPPPCLLPPQLTQDDHQLPPPPQQQHQQEGLRPKVSVCTHCDYCLTEGYGLSDCGGVVGGSVAVGFPHYGAPDTLATPIYSCSNSAMSRPCSVASNVPQYKHGVSCGSKNDNYDPLLSCGCKPQRLSSVTTSQPISAQPHTPCCPGLLNTNSSEVSASFPPQPRFASTLPPNSAPTPVQSSCLVSSGCYICGMARRTQTSAALRDHSVTTTVNTTPTSARLCSNPIHLNVEHTVCVKGAHYCQECLLKPMNGFACKSEKVWPNIPVPQTTPIAIPICNGCGTSSDRVAVNQGKTGQKYGSPESGGTENIPPVGVFWDIENCNVPSGRSAGVVVERIRSQFFQGHREAEFICVCDISKENKAVIQELNNCQVTVAHINATAKNAADDKLRQSLRRFAETHTAPATVVLVSSDVNFASELSDLRHRHGFQVILVHGNHTSQALLQHAHRHVAFQEITADLPPRMLVKTQPSYNLLYVHNLPVNCEKNQWNAVKQRLRRLSDNCGGKVLGISQGTAVLRFGSPEAASRARKRMENEDVFGHRISLSLSPRPREDASVERELQSQPHHFPLPQTLPQAYPSQDAMFAAPIATSSSFMPLEKPRSPRRARRATRTCYTPGPLPERPYSPKRGCSGPPGGAPTKPHRVSRLKMDNAESKPKMGFHHLDKGRPASSSPHSNNEIGSLDQLSKPGFDDESIFKRSGGTEYTVEEERRPGEFQISTPSAFSKLNLQRSFSPLVLPQGSWSSRNASPCLSSRSSPALAASRSPCSECPPEPFSDGAKIQVANLDYRMSRKELQQTLRDTFCRYGRVKGVDLSPHTDYQLKATIHMQSLQQAISAVSGLHRYKIGGKRIQVSLITGGHNRFTAMLSSEISSILLEAPANCLPLFKFIEIYEKKFHRKLLMSDVYKLSDIVAVREQGGTRLVCLLPSGQIRQSPLGSSQSQESSSTASGSPVVFEELEYHEPICRQHYTQEKFSEADFDPDSYTIPFVVMPLSKLASEVHALLQSHEGTLPLLSFPDCYEEMFTRLELGNENLECGVPLEHLITCIPSITIVTAQNGFKVIKWIHNKPPGPNSEPWIHRCKSPVGNPQLIQFSREIIDLLKSQPSCIMPISKFIPSYHHHFAKQCRVSDYGYTKLLELLEAVPHVLQILGMGTKRLLTLTHRAQVKRFTQDLLKLLKFQASKQVAIKDFMQAYHWCFSRDWNVADYGTCDITDLLSEIPDTTITTTHHDNDTVISVPKRERTGDEMERTKQFGKEVVDLLRHQPYCRMPFSKFIPTYHHHFGRQCKLSYYGFTKLIDLFEAIPEVLMVLECGEEKVLALTEVERIKALAAQLVKLLRAQKNSSLPVNQLLTEYSKTFGYGIRLQDYDTSSLPTLLSKLRHVVKVVDGTEGRDIQLINRKSLRLLTSQLLALLMSQEKHVDRGMRVDVLSQHYQMVHKSPLNPCEYGFLSLSELLKSLPYLVEIYFEGGDGGFQGNNVTSCPGEEWVRLTRLYQFARDVRALLHTYHYNQIFLTEFQGAYKKFTGCGLESRSYGYNSTDELLSAIPQVIWIKGHGHKRIIVLKNDMKERTSASLPSSPQSEGDVESPRDSPARNTHFEAQSQSATVVPDSELLSLTAPVDLLCGPVPSCLPSPQLHPDPVLIQQADLIHFEEKTFLMPQATESKAFNMVAAANDKELAAPKDSESVLSMDSPSRRGLRSRIKLAANFSFKPDLP from the exons ATGGAAGGACTGGGAAAGGAGAGATCCGTATGCAGCCCGAAAACCTCCCCATGGATCGGTCATCCTAATACAGAAGCTTTGACGCTTCTCGAGAAACTCAAAGACTGCTTCACCACCAATGGCACCACTGTCCCTCCCGAAACTGATAAAAAG GAAGATGAGATGGATGGCAGAAAAGCAGTCATGGAATTGAAGGATGTCCCTCCTCCCCCTCTGCACCATGCTTCACCCTCCCAACCATCCAAGCGCTTCCCTGCACCTCCTCTCCCTTTGCCTCCTCCTTGTTTGCTTCCTCCCCAGCTTACACAAGATGACCATCAACTGCCGCCTCCACCTCAGCAGCAACATCAACAAGAGGGGCTTCGCCCCAAAGTAAGCGTGTGCACCCATTGTGACTACTGCCTCACAGAGGGCTATGGATTATCAGACTGTGGAGGTGTAGTTGGTGGTAGCGTAGCTGTTGGTTTCCCACACTATGGAGCTCCTGACACCTTGGCAACACCCATCTACAGCTGCAGTAATTCTGCTATGTCTAGACCTTGTTCTGTAGCCTCAAATGTTCCTCAGTACAAGCATGGGGTGAGCTGTGGATCTAAAAATGATAACTATGATCCGCTGCTCAGCTGTGGCTGCAAACCACAGAGGCTTTCTTCTGTCACCACCTCCCAGCCCATCTCTGCACAGCCCCATACCCCTTGTTGCCCTGGGCTTCTTAACACCAACTCATCAGAAGTGTCAGCGTCTTTCCCTCCTCAGCCCCGTTTTGCTTCTACACTCCCACCAAATTCTGCTCCAACACCCGTGCAAAGCTCTTGCCTGGTCTCCTCTGGCTGTTACATCTGTGGTATGGCCAGAAGAACCCAGACAAGTGCAGCACTCCGTGATCACTCTGTTACTACCACTGTCAACACCACACCCACTTCAGCACGTCTCTGTTCTAATCCTATTCACTTAAATGTAGAGCACACAGTTTGTGTAAAGGGGGCTCACTACTGCCAGGAGTGCTTGTTGAAG CCCATGAATGGTTTTGCGTGCAAGTCTGAAAAGGTTTGGCCCAATATTCCCGTTCCCCAAACAACTCCCATCGCTATCCCCATTTGTAACGGCTGCGGGACCTCATCTGATCGTGTGGCCGTCAACCAGGGCAAGACTGGCCAAAAGTATG GTTCACCAGAAAGTGGTGGCACAGAGAACATCCCCCCTGTCGGAGTGTTTTGGGACATAGAGAACTGCAACGTGCCTAGTGGACGATCTGCTGGGGTCGTGGTGGAGCGTATACGCAGCCAGTTTTTCCAAGGTCACCGTGAGGCAGAATTTATTTGTGTCTGTGATATAAGTAAAGAGAATAAAGCGGTTATCCAAGAGCTCAACAACTGCCAG GTTACTGTGGCACATATTAATGCCACAGCCAAGAATGCTGCTGATGACAAGCTCCGCCAAAGCTTGCGACGCTTTGCCGAAACCCACACTGCGCCTGCCACAGTTGTCCTAGTATCAT CTGATGTGAACTTTGCAAGTGAGTTGAGCGACCTGCGGCATCGCCATGGTTTCCAGGTAATCCTTGTCCATGGTAACCATACATCCCAGGCCCTGCTGCAGCACGCTCACCGCCATGTGGCTTTTCAAGAGATAACAGCTGACCTGCCTCCGCGCATGCTTGTCAAAACACAG CCCAGTTACAACCTACTCTATGTGCACAACCTTCCTGTCAACTGTGAAAAGAACCAGTGGAACGCTGTGAAGCAAAGGCTCCGGCGCCTCTCAGACAACTGTGGTGGCAAGGTGCTGGGCATATCCCAGGGCACAGCCGTGCTCCGTTTTGGCAGCCCTGAGGCAGCATCACGTGCCCGCAAACGAATGGAAAATGAGGATGTGTTTGGCCATCGAATCAGCCTTTCCCTCTCTCCACGGCCCAGAGAGGATGCAAGTGTTGAGCGTGAGCTTCAGTCTCAGCCCCATCACTTCCCTCTGCCTCAGACACTGCCCCAGGCCTATCCAAGCCAGGATGCAATGTTTGCTGCACCTATAGCCACATCCTCCTCCTTTATGCCCCTGGAGAAGCCAAGGTCGCCAAGGAGGGCACGGCGAGCAACCCGCACATGCTACACCCCTGGCCCTCTGCCTGAAAGGCCCTACAGCCCCAAGAGGGGGTGTTCTGGGCCTCCGGGTGGTGCTCCTACAAAGCCCCATCGGGTCAGCAGACTG AAAATGGATAACGCAGAGAGCAAACCTAAAATGGGTTTTCACCACCTGGATAAAGGACGTCCAGCTTCCTCCTCTCCCCATAGTAATAATGAGATTGGATCACTGGATCAGCTTTCCAAACCTGGTTTTGATGACGAATCCATTTTCAAGAGAAG CGGAGGAACTGAGTATACTGTTGAAGAAGAGAGACGACCAGGAGAGTTCCAGATCAGCACGCCTTCTGCTTTCAGCAAGCTCAACCTACAGAGAAGCTTCAGCCCGCTCGTCTTACCCCAGGGTTCTTGGTCGTCCAG AAATGCATCGCCCTGCCTTTCTAGCCGTTCTTCTCCTGCACTTGCTGCTTCTCGAAGTCCTTGTTCTGAATGTCCACCTGAGCCATTTTCAGATGGAGCTAAAATCCAGGTAGCCAACCTTGACTACAGAATGTCCCGCAAGGAACTACAGCAGACTCTGCGTGACACCTTCTGCCGATATGGGCGG gtGAAAGGGGTGGACCTTAGTCCCCACACTGACTACCAGTTGAAGGCTACAATCCACATGCAGTCCTTACAGCAGGCTATCAGTGCCGTGAGTGGACTGCACCGTTACAAAATTGGAGGCAAGCGCATCCAGGTGTCTCTGATCACAGGTGGCCACAATAGATTCACGGCCATGCTCAG CTCAGAGATCAGCAGCATTCTTCTGGAGGCACCTGCCAACTGCCTTCCTCTCTTCAAGTTCATTGAGATCTATGAGAAGAA GTTTCACCGTAAGCTTTTGATGAGCGATGTCTACAAACTGTCAGATATAGTGGCTGTTCGGGAACAGGGGGGTACCAGACTGGTGTGCCTTCTGCCCAGCGGCCAAATCCGTCAGAGTCCTCTGGGATCCTCTCAGTCACAGGAGAGCTCCTCCACAGCAAGTGGAAGCCCTGTGGTTTTTGAGGAGCTGGAGTACCACGAACCCATCTGTAGACAACACTACACACAGGAAAAATTCAG TGAGGCAGACTTCGATCCAGACTCGTACACAATTCCATTTGTGGTCATGCCTCTAAGCAAATTGGCATCTGAAGTTCATGCTTTGCTTCAGTCACATGAAGGAACACTTCCCCTTCTAAG TTTTCCAGACTGCTATGAAGAAATGTTCACTCGGCTGGAGCTGGGCAATGAGAATCTGGAATGTGGTGTTCCTTTAGAGCACCTCATCACATGTATCCCGAGTATAACCATAGTCACAgctcagaatggtttcaaagtCATCAAGTGGATTCACAACAAACCACCAGGTCCAAACTCTG AGCCGTGGATCCACCGATGCAAAAGTCCTGTTGGCAACCCTCAACTCATTCAGTTCAGCAGAGAGATTATTGATCTCTTAAAGAGTCAACCATCTTGCATCATGCCTATCAGCAAATTTATACCCTCTTACCATCATCATTTTGCCAAGCAGTGCCGCGTCTCTGATTATGGATACACAAAGTTGTTGGAGCTCCTAGAAGCAGTGCCACATGTCCTACAG atTTTGGGTATGGGTACAAAACGACTGCTCACCCTCACTCATCGAGCCCAAGTGAAGCGTTTCACTCAAGACTTGTTAAAGCTTCTCAAATTTCAAGCCAGCAAGCAAGTTGCTATCAAGGACTTCATGCAAGCATACCACTG GTGCTTTTCCAGGGACTGGAATGTAGCAGACTATGGCACATGCGATATCACTGACCTGCTGTCTGAGATCCCCGATACCACCATTACAACCACACATCACGACAATGACACGGTCATCTCTGTTCCCAAGAGAG AGCGCACTGGAGATGAAATGGAGCGCACTAAACAGTTTGGGAAGGAGGTGGTAGACCTCCTCCGTCACCAACCTTACTGCCGAATGCCCTTCAGCAAGTTCATCCCCACTTATCACCACCACTTCGGACGTCAGTGTAAACTCAGCTACTATGGCTTCACCAAGCTGATTGATCTCTTTGAGGCCATTCCTGAAGTACTAATG GTGTTGGAGTGTGGCGAGGAAAAGGTACTTGCACTAACAGAGGTGGAGCGCATCAAAGCTCTCGCAGCACAACTAGTCAAGCTGCTCAGGGCTCAGAAAAACTCGAGCCTTCCTGTGAACCAACTGCTCACAGAATACAGCAAGACCTTTGGTTATGGAATACGACTGCAGGACTACGACACCAGCTCTCTGCCCACATTACTAAGTAAACTCCGCCATGTTGTAAAG gtTGTGGATGGCACGGAAGGCCGGGatattcagctcatcaacaggaagtctctGCGTTTGCTGACGTCACAACTTTTGGCGCTGCTTATGTCTCAAGAGAAGCATGTCGACAGGGGTATGAGGGTGGACGTGTTGAGCCAGCATTACCAGATGGTCCACAAAAGCCCGCTCAACCCTTGTGAATATGGGTTCCTCTCCCTCAGTGAGCTACTCAAAAGCCTGCCCTATCTTGTGGAG ATTTACTTTGAAGGAGGTGACGGGGGCTTTCAAGGCAACAACGTCACAAGCTGTCCTGGTGAAGAGTGGGTGAGGCTGACGAGGCTGTACCAGTTTGCCCGAGACGTACGTGCACTGCTCCACACCTACCATTACAACCAGATCTTCTTGACGGAGTTCCAAGGAGCTTATAAAAAATTTACTGGCTGTGGCCTTGAGTCACGCTCCTATGGGTACAACAGCACTGATGAATTGCTAAGTGCCATTCCACAG GTGATCTGGATCAAAGGGCATGGTCACAAAAGGATTATCGTTTTGAAGAACGATATGAAAG AAAGGACGAGTGCTTCACTGCCCAGCAGCCCTCAGTCAGAAGGTGACGTGGAGAGCCCCAGAGACAGCCCAGCGAGAAATACACATTTTGAAGCCCAgagtcaaa GTGCAACTGTGGTACCAGACTCTGAGCTGCTGAGTCTGACGGCCCCAGTCGACCTTCTTTGTGGCCCAGTCCCATCTTGCCTGCCGTCACCTCAGCTCCATCCCGATCCTGTCCTAATACAGCAGGCAGATCTGATTCATTTTGAGGAGAAAACCTTTTTAATGCCTCAAGCAACAG AGAGCAAAGCATTCAACATGGTCGCTGCTGCCAATGACAAAGAGCTCGCCGCACCTAAGGACTCAGAGTCCGTTTTGTCCATGGACAGTCCGAGTAGAAGAGGCCTCCGCAGTAGAATCAAGCTGGCTGCCAACTTTTCATTCAAACCAG ATCTACCTTAA
- the LOC130920315 gene encoding meiosis regulator and mRNA stability factor 1 isoform X4 → MEGLGKERSVCSPKTSPWIGHPNTEALTLLEKLKDCFTTNGTTVPPETDKKEDEMDGRKAVMELKDVPPPPLHHASPSQPSKRFPAPPLPLPPPCLLPPQLTQDDHQLPPPPQQQHQQEGLRPKVSVCTHCDYCLTEGYGLSDCGGVVGGSVAVGFPHYGAPDTLATPIYSCSNSAMSRPCSVASNVPQYKHGVSCGSKNDNYDPLLSCGCKPQRLSSVTTSQPISAQPHTPCCPGLLNTNSSEVSASFPPQPRFASTLPPNSAPTPVQSSCLVSSGCYICGMARRTQTSAALRDHSVTTTVNTTPTSARLCSNPIHLNVEHTVCVKGAHYCQECLLKPMNGFACKSEKVWPNIPVPQTTPIAIPICNGCGTSSDRVAVNQGKTGQKYGSPESGGTENIPPVGVFWDIENCNVPSGRSAGVVVERIRSQFFQGHREAEFICVCDISKENKAVIQELNNCQVTVAHINATAKNAADDKLRQSLRRFAETHTAPATVVLVSSDVNFASELSDLRHRHGFQVILVHGNHTSQALLQHAHRHVAFQEITADLPPRMLVKTQKMDNAESKPKMGFHHLDKGRPASSSPHSNNEIGSLDQLSKPGFDDESIFKRSGGTEYTVEEERRPGEFQISTPSAFSKLNLQRSFSPLVLPQGSWSSRNASPCLSSRSSPALAASRSPCSECPPEPFSDGAKIQVANLDYRMSRKELQQTLRDTFCRYGRVKGVDLSPHTDYQLKATIHMQSLQQAISAVSGLHRYKIGGKRIQVSLITGGHNRFTAMLSSEISSILLEAPANCLPLFKFIEIYEKKFHRKLLMSDVYKLSDIVAVREQGGTRLVCLLPSGQIRQSPLGSSQSQESSSTASGSPVVFEELEYHEPICRQHYTQEKFSEADFDPDSYTIPFVVMPLSKLASEVHALLQSHEGTLPLLSFPDCYEEMFTRLELGNENLECGVPLEHLITCIPSITIVTAQNGFKVIKWIHNKPPGPNSEPWIHRCKSPVGNPQLIQFSREIIDLLKSQPSCIMPISKFIPSYHHHFAKQCRVSDYGYTKLLELLEAVPHVLQILGMGTKRLLTLTHRAQVKRFTQDLLKLLKFQASKQVAIKDFMQAYHWCFSRDWNVADYGTCDITDLLSEIPDTTITTTHHDNDTVISVPKRERTGDEMERTKQFGKEVVDLLRHQPYCRMPFSKFIPTYHHHFGRQCKLSYYGFTKLIDLFEAIPEVLMVLECGEEKVLALTEVERIKALAAQLVKLLRAQKNSSLPVNQLLTEYSKTFGYGIRLQDYDTSSLPTLLSKLRHVVKVVDGTEGRDIQLINRKSLRLLTSQLLALLMSQEKHVDRGMRVDVLSQHYQMVHKSPLNPCEYGFLSLSELLKSLPYLVEIYFEGGDGGFQGNNVTSCPGEEWVRLTRLYQFARDVRALLHTYHYNQIFLTEFQGAYKKFTGCGLESRSYGYNSTDELLSAIPQVIWIKGHGHKRIIVLKNDMKERTSASLPSSPQSEGDVESPRDSPARNTHFEAQSQSATVVPDSELLSLTAPVDLLCGPVPSCLPSPQLHPDPVLIQQADLIHFEEKTFLMPQATESKAFNMVAAANDKELAAPKDSESVLSMDSPSRRGLRSRIKLAANFSFKPDLP, encoded by the exons ATGGAAGGACTGGGAAAGGAGAGATCCGTATGCAGCCCGAAAACCTCCCCATGGATCGGTCATCCTAATACAGAAGCTTTGACGCTTCTCGAGAAACTCAAAGACTGCTTCACCACCAATGGCACCACTGTCCCTCCCGAAACTGATAAAAAG GAAGATGAGATGGATGGCAGAAAAGCAGTCATGGAATTGAAGGATGTCCCTCCTCCCCCTCTGCACCATGCTTCACCCTCCCAACCATCCAAGCGCTTCCCTGCACCTCCTCTCCCTTTGCCTCCTCCTTGTTTGCTTCCTCCCCAGCTTACACAAGATGACCATCAACTGCCGCCTCCACCTCAGCAGCAACATCAACAAGAGGGGCTTCGCCCCAAAGTAAGCGTGTGCACCCATTGTGACTACTGCCTCACAGAGGGCTATGGATTATCAGACTGTGGAGGTGTAGTTGGTGGTAGCGTAGCTGTTGGTTTCCCACACTATGGAGCTCCTGACACCTTGGCAACACCCATCTACAGCTGCAGTAATTCTGCTATGTCTAGACCTTGTTCTGTAGCCTCAAATGTTCCTCAGTACAAGCATGGGGTGAGCTGTGGATCTAAAAATGATAACTATGATCCGCTGCTCAGCTGTGGCTGCAAACCACAGAGGCTTTCTTCTGTCACCACCTCCCAGCCCATCTCTGCACAGCCCCATACCCCTTGTTGCCCTGGGCTTCTTAACACCAACTCATCAGAAGTGTCAGCGTCTTTCCCTCCTCAGCCCCGTTTTGCTTCTACACTCCCACCAAATTCTGCTCCAACACCCGTGCAAAGCTCTTGCCTGGTCTCCTCTGGCTGTTACATCTGTGGTATGGCCAGAAGAACCCAGACAAGTGCAGCACTCCGTGATCACTCTGTTACTACCACTGTCAACACCACACCCACTTCAGCACGTCTCTGTTCTAATCCTATTCACTTAAATGTAGAGCACACAGTTTGTGTAAAGGGGGCTCACTACTGCCAGGAGTGCTTGTTGAAG CCCATGAATGGTTTTGCGTGCAAGTCTGAAAAGGTTTGGCCCAATATTCCCGTTCCCCAAACAACTCCCATCGCTATCCCCATTTGTAACGGCTGCGGGACCTCATCTGATCGTGTGGCCGTCAACCAGGGCAAGACTGGCCAAAAGTATG GTTCACCAGAAAGTGGTGGCACAGAGAACATCCCCCCTGTCGGAGTGTTTTGGGACATAGAGAACTGCAACGTGCCTAGTGGACGATCTGCTGGGGTCGTGGTGGAGCGTATACGCAGCCAGTTTTTCCAAGGTCACCGTGAGGCAGAATTTATTTGTGTCTGTGATATAAGTAAAGAGAATAAAGCGGTTATCCAAGAGCTCAACAACTGCCAG GTTACTGTGGCACATATTAATGCCACAGCCAAGAATGCTGCTGATGACAAGCTCCGCCAAAGCTTGCGACGCTTTGCCGAAACCCACACTGCGCCTGCCACAGTTGTCCTAGTATCAT CTGATGTGAACTTTGCAAGTGAGTTGAGCGACCTGCGGCATCGCCATGGTTTCCAGGTAATCCTTGTCCATGGTAACCATACATCCCAGGCCCTGCTGCAGCACGCTCACCGCCATGTGGCTTTTCAAGAGATAACAGCTGACCTGCCTCCGCGCATGCTTGTCAAAACACAG AAAATGGATAACGCAGAGAGCAAACCTAAAATGGGTTTTCACCACCTGGATAAAGGACGTCCAGCTTCCTCCTCTCCCCATAGTAATAATGAGATTGGATCACTGGATCAGCTTTCCAAACCTGGTTTTGATGACGAATCCATTTTCAAGAGAAG CGGAGGAACTGAGTATACTGTTGAAGAAGAGAGACGACCAGGAGAGTTCCAGATCAGCACGCCTTCTGCTTTCAGCAAGCTCAACCTACAGAGAAGCTTCAGCCCGCTCGTCTTACCCCAGGGTTCTTGGTCGTCCAG AAATGCATCGCCCTGCCTTTCTAGCCGTTCTTCTCCTGCACTTGCTGCTTCTCGAAGTCCTTGTTCTGAATGTCCACCTGAGCCATTTTCAGATGGAGCTAAAATCCAGGTAGCCAACCTTGACTACAGAATGTCCCGCAAGGAACTACAGCAGACTCTGCGTGACACCTTCTGCCGATATGGGCGG gtGAAAGGGGTGGACCTTAGTCCCCACACTGACTACCAGTTGAAGGCTACAATCCACATGCAGTCCTTACAGCAGGCTATCAGTGCCGTGAGTGGACTGCACCGTTACAAAATTGGAGGCAAGCGCATCCAGGTGTCTCTGATCACAGGTGGCCACAATAGATTCACGGCCATGCTCAG CTCAGAGATCAGCAGCATTCTTCTGGAGGCACCTGCCAACTGCCTTCCTCTCTTCAAGTTCATTGAGATCTATGAGAAGAA GTTTCACCGTAAGCTTTTGATGAGCGATGTCTACAAACTGTCAGATATAGTGGCTGTTCGGGAACAGGGGGGTACCAGACTGGTGTGCCTTCTGCCCAGCGGCCAAATCCGTCAGAGTCCTCTGGGATCCTCTCAGTCACAGGAGAGCTCCTCCACAGCAAGTGGAAGCCCTGTGGTTTTTGAGGAGCTGGAGTACCACGAACCCATCTGTAGACAACACTACACACAGGAAAAATTCAG TGAGGCAGACTTCGATCCAGACTCGTACACAATTCCATTTGTGGTCATGCCTCTAAGCAAATTGGCATCTGAAGTTCATGCTTTGCTTCAGTCACATGAAGGAACACTTCCCCTTCTAAG TTTTCCAGACTGCTATGAAGAAATGTTCACTCGGCTGGAGCTGGGCAATGAGAATCTGGAATGTGGTGTTCCTTTAGAGCACCTCATCACATGTATCCCGAGTATAACCATAGTCACAgctcagaatggtttcaaagtCATCAAGTGGATTCACAACAAACCACCAGGTCCAAACTCTG AGCCGTGGATCCACCGATGCAAAAGTCCTGTTGGCAACCCTCAACTCATTCAGTTCAGCAGAGAGATTATTGATCTCTTAAAGAGTCAACCATCTTGCATCATGCCTATCAGCAAATTTATACCCTCTTACCATCATCATTTTGCCAAGCAGTGCCGCGTCTCTGATTATGGATACACAAAGTTGTTGGAGCTCCTAGAAGCAGTGCCACATGTCCTACAG atTTTGGGTATGGGTACAAAACGACTGCTCACCCTCACTCATCGAGCCCAAGTGAAGCGTTTCACTCAAGACTTGTTAAAGCTTCTCAAATTTCAAGCCAGCAAGCAAGTTGCTATCAAGGACTTCATGCAAGCATACCACTG GTGCTTTTCCAGGGACTGGAATGTAGCAGACTATGGCACATGCGATATCACTGACCTGCTGTCTGAGATCCCCGATACCACCATTACAACCACACATCACGACAATGACACGGTCATCTCTGTTCCCAAGAGAG AGCGCACTGGAGATGAAATGGAGCGCACTAAACAGTTTGGGAAGGAGGTGGTAGACCTCCTCCGTCACCAACCTTACTGCCGAATGCCCTTCAGCAAGTTCATCCCCACTTATCACCACCACTTCGGACGTCAGTGTAAACTCAGCTACTATGGCTTCACCAAGCTGATTGATCTCTTTGAGGCCATTCCTGAAGTACTAATG GTGTTGGAGTGTGGCGAGGAAAAGGTACTTGCACTAACAGAGGTGGAGCGCATCAAAGCTCTCGCAGCACAACTAGTCAAGCTGCTCAGGGCTCAGAAAAACTCGAGCCTTCCTGTGAACCAACTGCTCACAGAATACAGCAAGACCTTTGGTTATGGAATACGACTGCAGGACTACGACACCAGCTCTCTGCCCACATTACTAAGTAAACTCCGCCATGTTGTAAAG gtTGTGGATGGCACGGAAGGCCGGGatattcagctcatcaacaggaagtctctGCGTTTGCTGACGTCACAACTTTTGGCGCTGCTTATGTCTCAAGAGAAGCATGTCGACAGGGGTATGAGGGTGGACGTGTTGAGCCAGCATTACCAGATGGTCCACAAAAGCCCGCTCAACCCTTGTGAATATGGGTTCCTCTCCCTCAGTGAGCTACTCAAAAGCCTGCCCTATCTTGTGGAG ATTTACTTTGAAGGAGGTGACGGGGGCTTTCAAGGCAACAACGTCACAAGCTGTCCTGGTGAAGAGTGGGTGAGGCTGACGAGGCTGTACCAGTTTGCCCGAGACGTACGTGCACTGCTCCACACCTACCATTACAACCAGATCTTCTTGACGGAGTTCCAAGGAGCTTATAAAAAATTTACTGGCTGTGGCCTTGAGTCACGCTCCTATGGGTACAACAGCACTGATGAATTGCTAAGTGCCATTCCACAG GTGATCTGGATCAAAGGGCATGGTCACAAAAGGATTATCGTTTTGAAGAACGATATGAAAG AAAGGACGAGTGCTTCACTGCCCAGCAGCCCTCAGTCAGAAGGTGACGTGGAGAGCCCCAGAGACAGCCCAGCGAGAAATACACATTTTGAAGCCCAgagtcaaa GTGCAACTGTGGTACCAGACTCTGAGCTGCTGAGTCTGACGGCCCCAGTCGACCTTCTTTGTGGCCCAGTCCCATCTTGCCTGCCGTCACCTCAGCTCCATCCCGATCCTGTCCTAATACAGCAGGCAGATCTGATTCATTTTGAGGAGAAAACCTTTTTAATGCCTCAAGCAACAG AGAGCAAAGCATTCAACATGGTCGCTGCTGCCAATGACAAAGAGCTCGCCGCACCTAAGGACTCAGAGTCCGTTTTGTCCATGGACAGTCCGAGTAGAAGAGGCCTCCGCAGTAGAATCAAGCTGGCTGCCAACTTTTCATTCAAACCAG ATCTACCTTAA